Genomic window (Allostreptomyces psammosilenae):
CGGGGTGGCCCCGGTGGGGGTCACACCCGGGCGGGGGCGCTCACGGCCTCGCGTGCCGGAGCCGCCGCCGGCGCCTCGACCGCCGGCCGGCCGTACCAGCGGTCGGCCAGCGTGCGGGGGATCTGCGCCACCAGCAGGGCCAGCGCCCAGGCGGCCAGGCAGTCGCTCAGCCAGTGGAAGTCCATCAGCACCATGGCCACGCCCACCGCCACGGTCGCCCCGCCGGCCACCGCGCGCAGCGCGGCGTAGCGGCGGGCGTCGGGGCGCAGGGCGGGCGGGCCGGCCAGCAGCAGGGCCAGCAGGGACCACCCCACCAGGGCGCCGGCGGTGTGCCCGGAGGGGTAGGAGCCGCCGGTGGAGAAGAAGAGGTCGACTCCGGCGGCCGGGGCGGTGCGGTCGGTGACCGCCTTGATCGCGCCGACCACCAGCCACAGCGGCACGAACCCCG
Coding sequences:
- a CDS encoding phosphatase PAP2 family protein, giving the protein MSLASPTPRARYAWSATLILLFALVTALVLPEDGPLRVLDWQVHEWVEEQRIPERAGWLVAVARLGQRWLVASLVGVVLAVTVWRQRSLRPVWLAASGFVPLWLVVGAIKAVTDRTAPAAGVDLFFSTGGSYPSGHTAGALVGWSLLALLLAGPPALRPDARRYAALRAVAGGATVAVGVAMVLMDFHWLSDCLAAWALALLVAQIPRTLADRWYGRPAVEAPAAAPAREAVSAPARV